From the Laribacter hongkongensis DSM 14985 genome, one window contains:
- a CDS encoding quinone oxidoreductase family protein: MTTTRAIRFAQTGGPDVLDWQAVGLPAPAAGEVTLRHTAIGLNYIDTYHRSGLYALPLPSGIGLEAAGVVEAVGAGVTEFRIGDRVAYAGGICGAYSERRNLAADVLVPLPDTVSDETAAASMLAGMTAQYLLKRTRPVGTGDTLLWHAAAGGVGQIAVQWARALGATVIGTVGSEDKAAIARSLGCDHVINYREEAFAPRVRELTQGRGVPVVFDSVGAATFEGSLDSLAPRGMLVSFGNASGAVPPVSPNVLAAKGSLYLTRPRLADYTATRAELLETAADLFAVISSGQVRISIGQRYALQDAAQAHRDLEARRTTGSTVLLP; this comes from the coding sequence ATGACCACGACCCGTGCCATCCGCTTTGCCCAGACAGGCGGCCCGGACGTGCTGGACTGGCAGGCCGTCGGGCTGCCGGCTCCGGCAGCCGGCGAAGTGACGCTGCGCCACACCGCCATCGGCCTCAACTACATCGACACCTACCACCGCAGTGGCCTGTACGCGCTGCCGTTGCCTTCCGGGATCGGGCTGGAGGCTGCCGGCGTGGTCGAGGCCGTCGGTGCCGGCGTGACAGAATTCAGGATAGGTGATCGCGTCGCCTATGCCGGAGGCATTTGCGGTGCCTACAGCGAACGCCGCAACCTCGCCGCTGACGTGCTGGTGCCGCTGCCGGATACGGTCAGCGACGAAACGGCAGCGGCCAGCATGCTGGCCGGCATGACCGCGCAGTACCTGCTCAAGCGCACCCGTCCGGTCGGCACCGGCGACACCCTGCTGTGGCACGCTGCAGCCGGCGGGGTCGGCCAGATTGCCGTGCAGTGGGCCAGGGCACTGGGCGCCACCGTGATCGGCACGGTCGGGTCGGAAGACAAGGCCGCCATCGCCCGCTCGCTTGGCTGCGACCACGTGATCAACTACCGCGAAGAAGCATTTGCGCCGCGCGTGCGCGAGCTGACGCAGGGCCGCGGCGTGCCGGTGGTGTTTGATTCGGTCGGTGCCGCCACCTTCGAAGGCTCGCTCGACAGCCTCGCCCCGCGCGGCATGCTGGTCAGCTTCGGCAATGCTTCGGGTGCGGTGCCGCCGGTGTCGCCCAACGTGCTGGCCGCCAAGGGCTCGCTGTACCTGACCCGTCCGCGGCTGGCCGACTACACCGCCACCCGTGCGGAACTTCTGGAAACCGCTGCCGATCTCTTTGCCGTGATCAGCAGCGGCCAGGTCCGCATCAGCATCGGCCAGCGCTACGCCCTGCAGGATGCCGCACAGGCCCACCGCGACCTGGAAGCGCGGCGCACGACCGGTTCCACCGTTCTGCTACCCTGA
- the cysE gene encoding serine O-acetyltransferase yields the protein MLTTDPLWQAIRDEVVRSAEREPLLASFLHMTVLRHASFEDMLAFHLSSKLVCNVMDGRALVELLHEAFTEDPHIVEAARADLTACYDRDPACEAYSTPLLYYKGYHALQCYRVTHWLWGAGRDALALFLQNRISESMGVDIHPAARFGEGILLDHATGFVAGETAVVGDNVSILQGVTLGGTGKQSGDRHPKIGAGVLLGAGAKILGNISLGEGVKVGAGSVVLSDVPPHVTVAGVPARIVGQTAESMPALEMNHRIDYP from the coding sequence GTGTTGACCACCGACCCCCTTTGGCAGGCGATCCGCGACGAAGTCGTGCGATCGGCCGAGCGCGAACCCCTGCTTGCCAGCTTCCTGCACATGACCGTGCTGCGGCACGCCTCGTTTGAGGACATGCTGGCCTTCCACCTGTCCAGCAAGCTGGTCTGCAACGTGATGGACGGCCGCGCACTGGTCGAGCTGCTGCACGAGGCCTTTACCGAAGACCCGCACATCGTCGAAGCCGCGCGCGCCGACCTGACCGCCTGCTACGACCGCGACCCGGCCTGCGAGGCCTACTCGACGCCGCTGCTGTACTACAAGGGCTACCACGCCCTGCAGTGCTACCGCGTCACCCACTGGCTGTGGGGCGCCGGGCGCGATGCGCTGGCGCTGTTCCTGCAAAACCGCATTTCCGAATCCATGGGCGTCGACATCCATCCGGCCGCCCGGTTCGGCGAAGGCATCCTGCTCGACCATGCCACCGGCTTTGTCGCCGGCGAAACTGCGGTGGTCGGCGACAACGTGTCGATCCTGCAAGGCGTGACGCTGGGCGGCACCGGCAAGCAGTCGGGCGACCGCCATCCGAAGATCGGTGCCGGTGTGCTGCTGGGCGCCGGTGCCAAGATCCTCGGCAACATCAGCCTCGGCGAAGGCGTCAAGGTCGGTGCCGGCAGCGTGGTGCTGAGCGACGTGCCGCCACACGTGACCGTGGCCGGCGTACCGGCGCGCATCGTCGGCCAGACGGCCGAATCGATGCCCGCCCTGGAAATGAACCACCGCATCGATTACCCGTGA
- a CDS encoding YqiA/YcfP family alpha/beta fold hydrolase: MIPHFVYLHGFLSSPASAKAECLRHHLAAAGLADRFHAPVLPVDPLLALLETEATLVNLDGAPFVLVGSSLGGFYAEVMAERWQAPAVLVNPAVHPWRHAGLLVGKHTHYHSGEEVEVTPAHLATLAEAEPARITPALYWLLACTGDEVLDWQAAASRFAGCRQTVREGGDHGFPWFADYLDDIVAFAVAATQPRAQDL; this comes from the coding sequence GTGATACCGCATTTCGTCTACCTGCACGGCTTTTTGTCGAGCCCGGCCTCGGCCAAGGCCGAATGCCTGCGCCACCATCTGGCCGCCGCCGGACTGGCCGACCGCTTCCACGCCCCGGTGCTGCCGGTGGACCCGCTGCTGGCACTGCTGGAAACCGAAGCCACGCTGGTCAACCTCGACGGTGCGCCGTTCGTACTGGTGGGCTCCAGCCTTGGCGGCTTTTACGCCGAAGTGATGGCCGAGCGCTGGCAGGCTCCGGCCGTGCTGGTCAATCCGGCCGTCCATCCCTGGCGCCACGCCGGCTTGCTGGTCGGCAAACACACGCACTACCACAGCGGCGAAGAGGTGGAAGTGACGCCGGCCCATCTGGCCACGCTGGCCGAAGCCGAGCCTGCCCGCATCACGCCCGCGCTTTACTGGCTGCTGGCCTGCACCGGGGACGAAGTGCTGGACTGGCAGGCGGCGGCCAGCCGGTTTGCCGGCTGCCGGCAAACGGTGCGAGAAGGCGGCGACCACGGTTTTCCGTGGTTTGCCGACTATCTTGACGACATCGTGGCGTTTGCCGTTGCCGCCACGCAGCCCCGCGCACAAGACCTCTAG
- a CDS encoding septal ring lytic transglycosylase RlpA family protein: protein MATEPSLVDALADEPLHPSANRPYSVMGVSYTPEVERKAYRARGKASWYGNKFHGRRTASGERYDMNELTAAHPTLPIPSFARVTNVKNGKSVIVRINDRGPFHKGRLIDLSYAAAHELGYVKRGSTDVVVERVWPNDGVKPAIDVAKAGNKGIMPVAATGNDLALPASAVPAKGSWLQLGAYGSPSNAEAMRQRLAEQMAGSGSSARLEVVNHDGLYKLRLGPFVTPARAREVADQLKLGTALVMS from the coding sequence ATGGCCACCGAGCCGTCGCTGGTTGATGCGCTGGCTGATGAGCCGCTGCACCCCAGTGCCAACCGCCCCTACAGCGTCATGGGCGTCAGCTACACCCCGGAAGTCGAGCGCAAGGCCTATCGTGCCCGCGGCAAGGCTTCGTGGTACGGCAACAAGTTTCATGGCCGCCGCACCGCCAGCGGTGAGCGCTACGACATGAACGAACTGACTGCTGCGCATCCGACGCTGCCGATCCCGAGCTTTGCCCGGGTCACCAACGTCAAGAACGGCAAGTCGGTCATCGTGCGCATCAACGACCGCGGTCCGTTCCACAAGGGACGCCTGATCGACCTCTCGTACGCCGCTGCGCACGAGCTGGGCTACGTCAAGCGTGGCAGTACCGACGTGGTGGTCGAGCGTGTCTGGCCGAACGACGGCGTCAAGCCGGCAATCGACGTGGCCAAGGCCGGCAACAAGGGCATCATGCCGGTGGCCGCCACCGGCAACGATCTGGCCTTGCCGGCGTCAGCCGTACCCGCCAAGGGCAGCTGGCTGCAACTGGGTGCCTACGGTTCGCCCAGCAATGCCGAAGCCATGCGCCAGCGTCTGGCCGAGCAGATGGCCGGCAGCGGCAGTTCGGCCCGGCTGGAAGTCGTCAACCATGACGGCCTCTACAAGCTGCGTCTGGGCCCGTTTGTCACGCCGGCCCGTGCCCGTGAAGTGGCCGACCAGCTCAAGCTCGGCACCGCACTGGTGATGAGCTGA
- a CDS encoding tRNA (cytidine(34)-2'-O)-methyltransferase, which produces MFAVVLFEPEIPPNTGNIIRLCANTGCELHLVEPLGFPLEDARLRRAGLDYHEYAALTVHKNWAACRQALVGRRMLAMTTRSSRPAFALAFAPGDVLVFGPESRGLPAEVLADFADSERLRLPMLPGQRSMNLSNAVAVTVFEAWRQQGFAGAI; this is translated from the coding sequence ATGTTTGCCGTCGTCCTGTTTGAACCCGAGATCCCGCCCAATACCGGGAACATCATTCGCCTGTGTGCCAACACGGGTTGCGAGCTCCATCTGGTCGAGCCGCTCGGGTTTCCGCTGGAGGATGCGCGACTGCGCCGGGCCGGTCTGGACTACCACGAATACGCCGCGCTGACGGTGCACAAGAACTGGGCCGCCTGTCGGCAGGCTTTGGTGGGCCGGCGCATGCTGGCCATGACGACCAGGTCGAGCCGTCCGGCGTTTGCACTGGCTTTCGCTCCGGGCGACGTGCTGGTGTTCGGGCCCGAATCGCGAGGGCTGCCGGCCGAAGTGCTGGCGGATTTCGCGGATTCCGAGCGCCTGCGGCTGCCTATGCTGCCGGGGCAGCGGAGCATGAATCTCTCCAACGCGGTGGCCGTCACCGTGTTCGAGGCATGGCGCCAGCAAGGCTTTGCCGGCGCCATCTGA
- a CDS encoding ComF family protein, with translation MHDCGLCGQPADRPVCAACLAALPQLAGSACPRCGVRHPAGGVCHRCRLRPPAFDALHAGHAYQWPLSAVLHRCKYGGDLQQAGLMAYLMLAAAPVLPAGAVLVPVPLPRRAHPGRDFNHSAELAGLLARATGLPVCDVLSRVRDTPPQAGLGRRQRLRNMAGAFASAALPAGQSCVLVDDVLTTGATLSAAARALKRAGAGRVEGWVWLRAQPG, from the coding sequence GTGCACGACTGCGGCCTGTGCGGCCAGCCGGCAGACCGGCCCGTGTGCGCGGCGTGCCTGGCTGCTCTGCCGCAACTGGCCGGTTCGGCCTGTCCGCGTTGCGGCGTGCGGCATCCGGCCGGCGGGGTGTGTCACCGTTGCCGCCTGCGGCCGCCGGCCTTTGATGCGCTGCATGCCGGTCATGCCTACCAGTGGCCGCTGTCGGCGGTGCTGCACCGCTGCAAGTACGGTGGTGACCTGCAACAGGCCGGCCTGATGGCGTACCTGATGCTGGCGGCCGCGCCGGTCCTGCCGGCCGGTGCGGTGCTGGTGCCGGTGCCCCTGCCGCGGCGGGCGCATCCCGGGCGGGATTTCAACCACAGCGCCGAGCTGGCCGGCCTGCTGGCGCGGGCAACCGGACTGCCGGTCTGCGACGTGCTGTCCCGGGTGCGGGACACGCCGCCACAGGCCGGTCTGGGCCGGAGGCAGCGGCTGCGCAACATGGCCGGTGCCTTTGCTTCGGCCGCGTTGCCGGCGGGGCAGTCTTGCGTGCTGGTCGACGATGTCCTGACCACCGGCGCGACGCTGTCGGCCGCTGCCAGGGCCCTGAAACGGGCCGGTGCCGGCCGGGTCGAAGGCTGGGTCTGGCTGCGGGCGCAACCGGGCTGA
- the bioB gene encoding biotin synthase BioB gives MNSSVQPVELRRPTPHPQLEYWSVCKVEALFETPFLDLVYRAAQVHREHFDPRAVQLSTLLSIKTGGCPEDCGYCPQSARFDTGVTSQKLLDVEEVVEKARLAKARGASRFCMGAAWRGPKPKDVDKVSAIIRAVKDLGMETCGTFGLLKDGMAEQLKDAGLDYYNHNLDTAPEHYGEVIHTRDFDDRLDTLGKVRQAGLKVCCGGIIGLNESRKERAGLIASLANLDPQPESVPINQLVKVEGTPLADAAELDWSEFIRTIAVARITMPTSYVRLSAGRQAMPEAMQALAFMAGANSIFYGDKLLTTGNPEADHDAELLAKLDLYPEGQAPEPRPDLHHHHHHD, from the coding sequence ATGAATTCCAGCGTCCAGCCTGTCGAACTCCGCCGCCCCACCCCGCACCCGCAGCTTGAGTACTGGAGCGTGTGCAAGGTCGAGGCCCTGTTCGAAACCCCGTTCCTCGACCTCGTCTACCGCGCCGCCCAGGTGCACCGCGAGCATTTCGACCCGCGCGCCGTCCAGCTTTCCACCCTGCTGTCGATCAAGACCGGCGGCTGTCCGGAAGACTGCGGCTACTGCCCGCAGTCGGCACGCTTTGATACCGGCGTCACCAGCCAGAAACTGCTGGACGTGGAAGAAGTGGTGGAAAAAGCCCGGCTGGCCAAGGCCCGTGGCGCCAGCCGCTTCTGCATGGGTGCGGCCTGGCGCGGCCCCAAGCCCAAGGACGTGGACAAGGTCAGCGCCATCATCCGCGCGGTCAAGGACCTCGGCATGGAAACCTGTGGCACCTTCGGTCTCTTGAAGGACGGCATGGCCGAACAGCTCAAGGACGCCGGACTCGACTACTACAACCACAACCTCGACACCGCGCCGGAACACTACGGCGAGGTGATCCACACCCGCGACTTCGACGACCGCCTCGACACGCTCGGCAAGGTGCGCCAGGCTGGCCTCAAGGTCTGCTGCGGCGGCATTATCGGCCTCAACGAATCGCGCAAGGAGCGCGCCGGCCTGATCGCCAGCCTCGCCAACCTCGACCCGCAGCCGGAATCCGTGCCGATCAACCAGCTGGTCAAGGTCGAAGGCACCCCGCTGGCCGATGCCGCCGAGCTCGACTGGAGCGAATTCATCCGCACCATCGCCGTGGCCCGCATCACCATGCCGACCAGCTACGTGCGCCTGTCCGCCGGCCGTCAGGCCATGCCGGAAGCCATGCAGGCCCTGGCCTTCATGGCCGGTGCCAACTCGATCTTCTACGGCGACAAGCTCCTCACCACCGGCAACCCGGAAGCCGACCACGACGCCGAGCTGCTGGCCAAGCTCGACCTCTACCCGGAGGGCCAGGCGCCCGAGCCGCGTCCGGACCTGCACCACCACCATCACCACGACTGA
- the bioF gene encoding 8-amino-7-oxononanoate synthase, which translates to MPRPADLAAGLAALDAASRRRRRPLVSTPQGPRLTVDGRDYLAFASNDYLGLANHPALVAALQEGAARFGAGAGASHLVSGHLAPHEAAETALAAFLGREAALLFSSGYQANVGVIGALVGRGDAVFADRLAHASLLDGCLLSRAEFQRFRHNDLADLERRLAASTAPAKLIAVDAVYSMDGDEAPLAALLALAERFDAWLYVDDAHGFGVLGPQGRGTLAAHGVAPHPRLVQLATFGKAAGLAGAAVTADAMVIDWLVNTARTAIFTTAMPPALAHALTAMLALVEPADAARARLAGHVATLRAGCAAAGLQLLPSRTAIQPILIGSDADAVAASLALREAGLWVPAIRPPTVPPGTARLRVSLSAAHTETDVAQLATQLSQIMTKR; encoded by the coding sequence ATGCCGCGCCCTGCCGACCTGGCCGCCGGACTGGCGGCCCTTGATGCCGCCAGCCGCCGCCGGCGCCGCCCGCTGGTCAGCACCCCGCAGGGACCGCGCCTGACGGTGGACGGCCGCGACTACCTCGCCTTTGCCAGCAACGACTACCTCGGCCTGGCCAATCACCCGGCGCTGGTCGCTGCCCTGCAGGAGGGTGCGGCCCGCTTTGGTGCCGGCGCCGGCGCGTCGCATCTGGTCAGCGGGCATCTCGCGCCCCACGAGGCCGCCGAAACCGCGCTGGCCGCGTTTCTCGGCCGCGAGGCGGCGCTGCTGTTTTCCAGCGGTTACCAGGCCAACGTCGGGGTGATCGGCGCACTGGTCGGGCGCGGCGACGCGGTGTTTGCCGACCGGCTGGCGCATGCCTCGCTGCTCGACGGCTGCCTGCTGTCGCGGGCGGAGTTCCAGCGTTTCCGTCACAACGACCTGGCCGACCTCGAACGCCGGCTGGCCGCCAGCACCGCTCCCGCCAAACTGATCGCGGTGGACGCGGTCTACAGCATGGACGGCGACGAAGCGCCGCTGGCCGCCCTGCTGGCGCTGGCCGAACGCTTTGACGCCTGGCTCTATGTCGACGATGCCCACGGCTTTGGCGTGCTCGGCCCGCAAGGGCGCGGCACGCTGGCCGCCCATGGCGTGGCGCCGCACCCGCGGCTGGTGCAGCTCGCCACCTTCGGCAAGGCCGCAGGCCTCGCCGGTGCCGCCGTGACCGCCGACGCGATGGTCATCGACTGGCTGGTCAACACTGCCCGCACTGCCATCTTCACCACTGCCATGCCGCCGGCGCTGGCCCACGCGCTGACCGCCATGCTGGCGCTGGTCGAACCGGCCGACGCCGCCCGCGCCCGGCTCGCCGGCCATGTCGCCACCCTGCGCGCCGGCTGTGCCGCGGCCGGATTGCAGCTGCTGCCGTCCCGTACCGCCATCCAGCCCATCCTGATCGGCAGCGATGCCGATGCCGTGGCGGCCAGTCTGGCCCTGCGCGAGGCCGGGCTGTGGGTGCCGGCCATCCGCCCGCCCACCGTCCCGCCCGGTACCGCCCGCCTGCGGGTGTCGCTGTCGGCGGCCCACACGGAAACGGATGTGGCACAACTAGCCACGCAGCTGTCGCAAATCATGACAAAAAGATAA
- a CDS encoding DHCW motif cupin fold protein encodes MQITDLPFGLTDWNSLPDTLHPGTHGTACWRTRQFGPLRVRRVVYSPGYVADHWCSKGHILLCLDGELHTGLADGRRFVLRPGMSYQVADNAEPHRSSSPTGATLFIVD; translated from the coding sequence ATGCAGATTACCGACCTGCCGTTTGGCCTGACCGACTGGAACAGCCTGCCCGACACCCTGCATCCGGGTACCCACGGCACGGCCTGCTGGCGCACCCGCCAGTTCGGGCCGCTGCGGGTACGCCGGGTGGTGTATTCGCCCGGCTATGTGGCCGACCACTGGTGCAGCAAGGGCCACATCCTGCTGTGCCTGGACGGCGAACTGCATACCGGGCTGGCCGACGGCCGCCGGTTCGTGCTGCGTCCGGGCATGAGCTACCAGGTGGCGGACAATGCCGAACCGCACCGCTCGTCCTCCCCGACCGGCGCCACACTGTTCATTGTGGATTGA
- a CDS encoding M24 family metallopeptidase, which produces MLVARDKTMEAVQRIASLIRPGMTEQQAKVLAKDELDKMGMDRLWHGIIIRFGASTLKTFSQPIDPDNVLLEDDIFFIDLGVVWDGHEGDAGDTFVTGDHAGKLACARAARQLWFEVAAKWRAEGPGGPALYQFAQARAQAMGWKLNMDIQGHRVSDFPHAIYKAGSLGDFSACPDTGLWILEIQISDPAGTCGAFYEDLLSRHDQSPPAA; this is translated from the coding sequence ATGCTTGTCGCCCGCGACAAGACCATGGAAGCGGTGCAACGCATCGCCAGCCTGATCAGGCCCGGCATGACCGAGCAGCAGGCCAAAGTGCTGGCAAAGGACGAGCTGGATAAAATGGGGATGGACCGACTCTGGCACGGCATCATCATCCGTTTCGGTGCCTCGACGCTCAAGACCTTCAGCCAGCCGATCGATCCGGACAACGTCCTGCTTGAAGATGACATTTTCTTTATCGACCTGGGTGTGGTCTGGGACGGCCATGAAGGCGACGCGGGTGACACGTTCGTCACGGGTGACCACGCGGGCAAGCTGGCCTGTGCCCGGGCGGCGCGCCAGCTCTGGTTCGAGGTGGCGGCCAAGTGGCGCGCAGAAGGACCGGGCGGTCCGGCGCTCTACCAGTTTGCCCAAGCGCGGGCCCAGGCCATGGGGTGGAAGCTCAACATGGACATCCAGGGACACCGGGTCTCCGATTTCCCGCACGCCATTTACAAGGCCGGCAGCCTGGGTGATTTTTCCGCCTGTCCGGACACCGGGCTCTGGATTCTCGAAATCCAGATTTCCGATCCGGCGGGAACCTGTGGCGCCTTCTATGAAGACCTGCTCTCCCGCCATGACCAGAGTCCGCCTGCCGCATGA